The DNA segment ACGGGTGTCGACCGGGCCCGCGTGGACGGCCAGCCGGCCGCCCGGGGCCAGCACCCGCGACACCAGCCCGTAGAACTCCTCCGAGTAGAGCTTGGTGCTCGCGGTGATCCCCGGATCGGGCAGATCCGTGAGGACCACGTCGTACCGCGGTCTCGGCGAGCGCAGCCAGTCGAAGGCGTCACCGGTGACCACCCGCAGCCTCGGGTCCCGGTACGCGTGCCCGTTGAGCGCGGACAGTCCGGGATCGGTGCGTGCCAGCCGTTCGACACCCGGGTCCAGCTCGACCAGCGTCACCGACGCCACCCCCCGGTGACGCAGCACCTCGCGGGCCGCGAGGCCGTCGCCGCCGCCCAGGATCAGCACGTTCCGGTGGGGGCCGCGCATCGCGGGGTCGACCAGCGCCCGGTGGTACTGCCGCTCGTCCGCGCCGTCGACCCGGAGCCTGCCGTCCAGGAAGAGGTCCAGGGTGCCGTGCGCGGACCGGGTCAGGACGATCTCCTGGACGCGGGTCTGCTCGGCGACCCGCACCTGCGCCCCGTACACCGCCCGCCGCGCCGCCAGTTCGAAGTCGCTCACCAGCGCCGTGGCGGTGGCCAGCACGGCGAGCACCAGCACGTTCCCCAGGATCAGCCACCACCGGGCCCGCGTCGTCAGGTCGCGCCGGAAGAGCCACAGCACCAGCGCCCCGCCGACCACGGCGTTGACCGTGCCGGTGAGCAGCGCCCCGGTGAGCTGGCCGAGCACGGGGAGGAGCAGGAACGGGAAGGCGAGACCGCCGACCAGCGCGCCCACGTAGTCCGCCGCGAACAGGTCGGCCACGGCGCCGCCCGCGTCCTGCCGCGACACCCGCTGGATCAGCGTCATGAGCAGCGGGATCTCGGCACCCATCAGCACCCCGATCGCCAGCGAGAAACCGACCAGGGCATACCGCGAACCGCCGCCGCCCGCCCAGGCGAACGACGCGTACAGCACGAGCGCCGAGCCGCCGCCGATCAGCGCCAGTGCCGCCTCCACGAGCCCGAAGCCCACGGCGGCGCGGACCCGCAGCCGTTTGGCGAGGAGCGAGCCGATCCCCATCGCGAAGACCATGACGGACAGCACGACGGACGCCTGGGTGACGGAGTCCCCAATCAAGTACGAGGCGAGCGCGACCAGTTCGAGCTCGTACACCAGTCCGCAGGCGGCGCAGACGAAGACCGTGGCGAGCACCAGCAGCCTGCCGGTCCCCGGGCGTACGGAGAGCCGCGCAGCCTGCGTTTCGGGGGGCGCGGACTGGTCGATCATGCTGCGAACGCTACGTCACGCGACACACACGAACTGTCACCCGCAAGGGTGCAATCAGGCATCGACGGGGATACGCACCCCAACTCGCGTGCGGGTCACCACGAGTTGCCCCTCCTGCGGGTACGCATGCCAGGTGCGCCAGTGCACCTGGCCCTCGCGCCGCTGCGCGAGCATCGCGGTGAAGGCGTGCGGCGAGCCCGGGAACGTACCGGCAAGGCCGTTCGGATGGTCGGCGACCAGCGCGAGCAACTCCTGCGCGCGCCCCGCGAACGAGCAGGCCGAGAGCGTCTCGACGCAGGCCGAGAACTCGTATCCCCAGTCACCGACGCGCTCCGCGACGCCGAGCGGTAAAGGAGTGCTGCTTCCCGGGATGCAGGCGACGGTCTCGGAACAGGCGCCGCCCTCCTCCTCCAGAAGCACCTGGTGGGAGGCGCCGAGCAGCCTCATCTGGAGCTTGGCGCCGCCGAGTTCGAGATCGAGGACCGCGAGCGCGGGCAGCGGTTCGCGGCCCAGCGCCCAGGCCAGATCGGCGGCGCGAGTGTCGGTGTAGGCAGTACTGAGGGTCGTGAGCATGGGTGGGCTCCGCAAACACACAATCGGCAGATGGACGGGGGTCTCCCCGGAGCAGGTGTCAGGGAAAGAGACGCCGGCATGGGCCACGGTCAGGTCTCAGGTCCGAGGGCTGCTTCTTCTCACATGGAGGGAATCACGAAGTACGCGACGCTCACAGCGTTTTTACCCAACTTGACGGGGTTTCCATCCCCCCGGGGGCTCCGCTGTTCATACGTTCAACAAACCGGCGGTGAGGGGGTGCGGGATGAGCCGTGAGGTGAGCCGTGGGGCACGCTGTGCGGTCTCCTGCCGGGCTGCGAGCAGCCGAGCGGACGGACTGAGAGATGGGTCACAACAGCGGGTGCCAGGGCGCTCGGAGCGGGCGCGGCGGTGCTGTGCGGTGCGGTGCGGTCGAACAGAGGCGCGCCCGCCGGGGGTTGACCCGACGGGCGCGCTGGGGAGTCCGGCCGGGAAGGGACGGGACGTCCCGCCCGGAGAACCGCCCGAGGAACCGCATGAAGAGCAGCCCGGACAACTGCCCGGACAACTGCCTGAATAACAGCCGGTATCAGCTGGAGCCGCCGCAGCCGCCTCCGCCTCCACCGCACGACGAACCGCCCCCGCAGGACGACCCGCCGCCGCAGGACGAGTGGCCGCCACCACCGCAGGAGTGGTGACCACCGGAATGACCGCCCGAGTGGTGACCACCGGAACCGCTGTCCCCCGCCCACCAGCTGCCGCCCGCCGTACCGCCCGCGACGCCACCGGCGGCGGACGAACGGCTCCGGCCGCCCCTGCGCCCGCCCCGCTTCCGGTCCGCGGCCACCAGCGCGACCAGCACGATCACCACCACTGCCAAGATGAAAAAGCCCACGGCCCTCACCCCTCCTCCGCCCGGCGGAGCGGGTCCCCCGTAGGCCCCCGCCCGGCTGCCGGGCTTCTCGTGTGACAGGCCAATCCCCGGTACACGCGGGCTCAAGCAGGAGTTGAGGAAGTCCAGAGGTTCGGCGCAGGATGGCCGCCATGACCACTACGGGAAGCTCCACGGGACACCTCGGCGGACGGCCGCTGCTCAACCGCCGGCTGGACGGACTCGGCACGACGATCTTCGCGGAGATGTCCGCGCTGGCCACAGCCACCGGCGCGATCAACCTGGGGCAGGGTTTCCCGGACACCGACGGTCCGGAGGAGGTCCGCGAGGCCGCGGTCCGGGCGCTGCGCGAGGGCAAGGGGAACCAGTACCCGCCGGGCCCGGGCATCCCGGAGCTCCGCTCGGCGATCGCCGACCACCAGCGCCGCTTCTACGGCATCGGCCTCGACCCCGACACCGAGGTCCTGGTCACCGCGGGGGCCACGGAGGGAATCGCCGCCGCGATGCTCGCCCTGCTGGAACCGGGCGACGAGGTCATCGCGTTCGAGCCGTTCTACGACTCGTACGCCGCCTGCATCGCCATGGCGGGCGCCGTCCGCGTACCGCTGACGCTCCGTGCCCCGGACTTCCGGCCCGACCTCGACGCCCTGCGGGACGCCGTCACGCCCCGCACCCGGCTGCTGCTGCTCAACTCGCCGCACAACCCCACCGGTATGGTCCTCACCCCCGGCGAGCTGGCGGCCATCGCGGAACTGGCGCGCGAACGCGATCTGCTCGTGGTCACCGACGAGGTCTACGAGCACCTGGTCTTCGACGGCGCCCACCACCCGATCGCGGCGCTGCCCGGCATGCGCGAGCGCACCGTCTCCATCTCGTCGGCCGGCAAGACGTTCTCGTTCACGGGATGGAAGGTCGGCTGGGTCACCGGGTCCCCCGCCCTCGTCGCGGCGGTCCGCACGGCGAAGCAGTATCTGACCTATGTGAGCGCCGGACCGTTCCAGTACGCCGTCGCCGAGGCCCTGCGGCTCCCGGACAGCTACTTCACCACCCTGCGGACCGATCTGCTGCGCAAGCGCGACCTGCTCGACGCGGGTCTGCGCGCCGCCGGATTCACCGTGTACGAGCCGCAGGGCACGTACTTCATCACCACCGACATCGCACCGTTCGGCGAGAAGGACGCCCTGGCGTTCTGCCGGGCGCTGCCGGAGCGGTGCGGCGTGGTCGCGGTGCCCAGTTCGGTGTTCTACGACGACCCGGAGGCGGGCCGCAGCCAAGTTCGTTTCACGTTCTGCAAGCGGGACGACGTGCTCCGTGACGCGGGCGGCCGGCTGGAGCGCGCTTTCCGGGGCTGAACGCGACCACGGATGGGGCCCGAGATGTTGCTGCCCCGATCGCCCGGGGCAAGGCTGAGCCGGACGTCACCGGGTCTCAGGGAGCGCGGGCCGGACCGCGCCGGTCGCGGTGGGCGGAAGGAGCGGTGCCATGAGGGTCATGCTGCGAGCGCGCATGGACACGCAGGTCACGAACGAGGCGGTCAAGAACGGCACCCTGCCGAAGATCATGCAGGCCCTGGCGGACCGGCTCAAGCCGGAGGCGGCCTACTTCGGCCCCATCAAGGGCGGGCGGGCCTGCACCTTCGTCTTCGACATGCAGGACAGTTCACTGCTGCCCGCCATCGTGGAGCCGCTCTTCCAGACGCTCGGCGCGGAGATCGAGATCCAGCCCGTGATGAACACCGAGGACATGCAGAAGGGCATGGCCGCGCTGAAGCAGGGCTGACCGCGGCCGGCCGGTCGGCCGCCCGCACGCCGCACGTCCCGGTCCGGCCACCCGACGGCGCGCGGATCGCGTGGGGCCACCCGACGGCGCGCGAACGGCGCGCGGGACCGCGTACAGCAGCGGCCTACCGCCCCCACGGCCACCGGCATCGTCCTTCAGTGCAGCCCGGCATGGGAAAGCCCGGCCGGTACGGCGCCGAAGCGCCTTCCGGCCGGGCTCTCCGCACGGGCTGCTCAGGCGTCGTCGCCCGGCTGGTCGTCGCCCTTGCCGGACTCCAGGTCCTGCTCCAGACCGAGCTGGTCGACGAGCCACTTGTCGAACTCGATCGAGGCGCGGACCCAGCTGACCGTGGACGACACGAAGTGCTCCAGGGCCACGCCGGTGCCGATGAGCATCTGCGCCTCACCGATGAGCCGGACGCTGCCGTCGTCGTGGGTGTGCGTGTAGACCTTGGGCCACAGTGTGCGGCGGTTCCAGTCGTCGATCAGCTCAAGGAGCTGGACCTTCTCCTCGATGCCGTGCGGGCGGTCGTAGAACGTCCGCACCGAGAAGACCTGCTGGTCGTCCTCACCGCGGAACATGAAGTACGTGCGGAATTCCTCCCACGGCGCGGCGAGGTCACCCTCGTCGTCCAGGACGTACTTCAGCTCCATCTGTTCGAGGAGCTGCTTGACCAGATCCTGGTCGGGAACGACGGGGCCCGCCGGTCCTGAATCCTGCGGATCGGGCTGGCCCCCGAAGTTCGGAATGGAGGACGGGTCGATGGTCATCTTGAATTGCCCTTCGTACGAGTCCCGCCATCCTCTCTCATGCCGGGCGGGGCGTGGCAAGCCCCGCCCCGCCCTGTCGGCCGGTGTCCGCTCCCGGCTTAGCCCGCCCGCTCGACGGCGGGCTCCGCGCGCCCCACGATCAGGCCGTCACCGACCCGCTCGACCCGGACCGTGTCGCCGTCGGTGACCTCGCCCGCGAGGATCTCCTTCGCGAGCCGGTCGCCGATCGCCGTCTGGATCAGCCGGCGCAGCGGCCGGGCGCCGTACGCCGGGTCGTTGCCCTCCTCCGCCAGCCAGGCCAGCGCGTCGGGGGTGACGTCCAGCGTGAGCCGCCGGTCGGCGAGGCGCTTGGCCAGCCGTTCGATCTGGAGGCCCGCGATGTGCGCCAGCTCGTCCGCCGACAGCGCGGAGAAGACCACCAGGTCGTCCAGGCGGTTGAGGAACTCGGGCTTGAAGGATGCCCGTACGACGTCGAGGACCTGCTTCTTCTTCTCCTCCGGCTTGGTCAGCGGGTCGACCAGGTACTGGCTGCCGAGGTTCGAGGTCAGGATCAGGATGGTGTTGCGGAAGTCCACCGTGCGGCCCTGGCCGTCGGTGAGGCGTCCGTCGTCGAGGACCTGGAGCAGGACGTCGAAGACCTCGGGGTGGGCCTTCTCCACCTCGTCGAGCAGCACCACGCTGTACGGGCGCCTGCGCACCGCCTCGGTGAGCTGGCCGCCCTCCTCGTAGCCCACGTAGCCGGGCGGCGCGCCGACCAGCCGGGCCACCGAGTGCTTCTCGCCGTACTCGCTCATGTCGATGCGGACCATGGCCCGCTCGTCGTCGAAGAGGAAGTCGGCGAGCGCCTTGGCCAGCTCGGTCTTGCCGACGCCGGTCGGGCCGAGGAAGAGGAACGAGCCGGTGGGCCGGTCGGGGTCGGCGATCCCGGCGCGGGTGCGGCGTACGGCGTCCGAGACGGCGCGGACCGCTTCGGTCTGGCCGATGAGGCGCCGGCCCAGCTCGTCCTCCATGCGCAGCAGTTTCTGCGTCTCACCCTCCAGGAGGCGGCCGGCCGGGATGCCGGTCCAGGAGCCGACCACGTCGGCGATGTCGTCGGAGCCGACCTCCTCCTTGACCATGGTGCTCTTGGTGTCGGCGGTCTTGGCGGCCTCCTGCTCGGCCTCGGTGGCCTCCTCCAGCTCCTGCTCCAGGCCCGGGATCTCCCCGTACAGCAGCTTCGACGCGGTGTCGAAGTCGCCGTCGCGCTG comes from the Streptomyces sp. NBC_01471 genome and includes:
- a CDS encoding polyamine aminopropyltransferase; this encodes MIDQSAPPETQAARLSVRPGTGRLLVLATVFVCAACGLVYELELVALASYLIGDSVTQASVVLSVMVFAMGIGSLLAKRLRVRAAVGFGLVEAALALIGGGSALVLYASFAWAGGGGSRYALVGFSLAIGVLMGAEIPLLMTLIQRVSRQDAGGAVADLFAADYVGALVGGLAFPFLLLPVLGQLTGALLTGTVNAVVGGALVLWLFRRDLTTRARWWLILGNVLVLAVLATATALVSDFELAARRAVYGAQVRVAEQTRVQEIVLTRSAHGTLDLFLDGRLRVDGADERQYHRALVDPAMRGPHRNVLILGGGDGLAAREVLRHRGVASVTLVELDPGVERLARTDPGLSALNGHAYRDPRLRVVTGDAFDWLRSPRPRYDVVLTDLPDPGITASTKLYSEEFYGLVSRVLAPGGRLAVHAGPVDTRPGVFWTVDATVRAAGLRAVPYRASGRGAGFAAGPDRAKGAGEAPSDWGFVLAARRDPELGASAADTWSRVPGAPPEVLPSTLVHPRYGG
- a CDS encoding DUF2617 family protein — encoded protein: MLTTLSTAYTDTRAADLAWALGREPLPALAVLDLELGGAKLQMRLLGASHQVLLEEEGGACSETVACIPGSSTPLPLGVAERVGDWGYEFSACVETLSACSFAGRAQELLALVADHPNGLAGTFPGSPHAFTAMLAQRREGQVHWRTWHAYPQEGQLVVTRTRVGVRIPVDA
- a CDS encoding pyridoxal phosphate-dependent aminotransferase, coding for MTTTGSSTGHLGGRPLLNRRLDGLGTTIFAEMSALATATGAINLGQGFPDTDGPEEVREAAVRALREGKGNQYPPGPGIPELRSAIADHQRRFYGIGLDPDTEVLVTAGATEGIAAAMLALLEPGDEVIAFEPFYDSYAACIAMAGAVRVPLTLRAPDFRPDLDALRDAVTPRTRLLLLNSPHNPTGMVLTPGELAAIAELARERDLLVVTDEVYEHLVFDGAHHPIAALPGMRERTVSISSAGKTFSFTGWKVGWVTGSPALVAAVRTAKQYLTYVSAGPFQYAVAEALRLPDSYFTTLRTDLLRKRDLLDAGLRAAGFTVYEPQGTYFITTDIAPFGEKDALAFCRALPERCGVVAVPSSVFYDDPEAGRSQVRFTFCKRDDVLRDAGGRLERAFRG
- a CDS encoding DUF3303 family protein: MRVMLRARMDTQVTNEAVKNGTLPKIMQALADRLKPEAAYFGPIKGGRACTFVFDMQDSSLLPAIVEPLFQTLGAEIEIQPVMNTEDMQKGMAALKQG
- a CDS encoding YbjN domain-containing protein; amino-acid sequence: MTIDPSSIPNFGGQPDPQDSGPAGPVVPDQDLVKQLLEQMELKYVLDDEGDLAAPWEEFRTYFMFRGEDDQQVFSVRTFYDRPHGIEEKVQLLELIDDWNRRTLWPKVYTHTHDDGSVRLIGEAQMLIGTGVALEHFVSSTVSWVRASIEFDKWLVDQLGLEQDLESGKGDDQPGDDA